The following proteins are co-located in the Camelina sativa cultivar DH55 chromosome 12, Cs, whole genome shotgun sequence genome:
- the LOC104732957 gene encoding uncharacterized protein LOC104732957 has product MEKEECSSSESGWTTYISSPIEVDEEEVVDQDYQEVYNIYNYFSKGETEEERNKDSDDSMASDASSGPNYHQRYHQKNKALDLKDGKNEGNNTKSKNDDKKTSNSYRKKEKKKRENKSTYRMK; this is encoded by the coding sequence ATGGAGAAGGAAGAATGCAGCAGTAGTGAATCCGGTTGGACGACTTATATTTCGTCACCAATTGAAGTAGATGAAGAGGAGGTCGTGGACCAGGACTATCAAGAAGTGTATAACATCTATAACTACTTCAGCAAAGGCGAaactgaagaagagaggaaCAAAGATAGCGATGATTCAATGGCCTCAGACGCTTCGTCTGGACCAAATTATCATCAGCGCTATCACCAAAAGAACAAGGCGTTGGATTTGAAGGACGGGAAAAATGAAGGTAATAATACTAAGAGtaaaaatgatgataaaaaaacTAGTAACTCATAcaggaaaaaagagaagaaaaagagagaaaataagagtACCTATAGAATGAAATGA